One window of the Acinetobacter equi genome contains the following:
- a CDS encoding monovalent cation/H+ antiporter subunit F has translation MMILPYALGICTLAITISMLLCLIRLIMGPSMVDRLLALDTLFLNAICLIVVLGIYWASTSMFEGALLVAMLGFVSTAALARYFTTGHVID, from the coding sequence ATGATGATACTGCCTTATGCATTAGGGATTTGTACTTTAGCGATTACAATTTCAATGTTGCTTTGTTTAATTCGTCTGATTATGGGACCTTCTATGGTTGATCGTCTTCTAGCACTCGATACTCTATTTTTAAATGCGATTTGTTTAATTGTAGTTTTAGGCATTTACTGGGCAAGTACATCAATGTTTGAAGGTGCATTATTGGTTGCAATGCTTGGCTTTGTTTCTACAGCCGCATTAGCTCGTTATTTCACGACTGGCCATGTCATTGATTAG
- a CDS encoding Na+/H+ antiporter subunit E codes for MSKLSFWDRWLPHPLVSVIVGLSWLMLSHSADIASITMAIILAIFIPKLVRPFIDRTPNINWIEASKLFFVVLWDIIVSNINVAKLVLGPTHKLHPKWFRVPLETHHEEVNTLLAMIITTTPGTVSAGIDQDRGDILVHALSTDDPDEEIRVIKAKYEKPLMDIFGVKAGDKS; via the coding sequence ATGTCAAAATTATCATTTTGGGATAGATGGCTCCCTCATCCACTCGTTTCAGTTATTGTTGGTTTAAGTTGGCTCATGCTCTCTCATAGTGCTGATATTGCATCAATTACTATGGCGATTATTTTAGCCATATTTATTCCTAAATTAGTTCGTCCCTTTATTGATCGAACACCAAACATCAATTGGATTGAAGCATCAAAACTTTTTTTTGTTGTGCTTTGGGATATTATTGTTTCCAATATTAATGTGGCTAAATTAGTTCTTGGTCCGACACACAAATTACATCCTAAATGGTTTCGTGTTCCTTTAGAGACACACCATGAAGAAGTGAATACGTTATTAGCAATGATTATTACCACTACACCAGGTACCGTATCTGCGGGTATTGATCAAGATCGTGGCGATATTTTAGTACATGCTTTAAGCACTGACGATCCAGATGAAGAAATCAGAGTCATTAAAGCCAAATATGAAAAGCCTTTAATGGATATTTTTGGTGTAAAAGCAGGAGATAAATCATGA
- a CDS encoding monovalent cation/H+ antiporter subunit D: MNDFIQFWIQHTPIFSILIPAFTAFILVLLGNPGSGSLAHDWRQPWRRGISYVSSVLGLTTAIIYLTFASSGQITTYNLSEWTAPFGIVLVLDRLSAFMLVLTYSLAVPVMWFASKEWDERGRYFHAMMHFLLMGLCGAFLTGDLFNLFVFFEILLMASYVLLLHGQGKARFQLGIHYVTINLLASAFFLIGLGMIYGSVGSLNMADVARLIPLLEPDQHRIAIAGGLLLFVVFGIKAAMLPVGFWLPKTYAVATTPVAAIFTIMTKVGIYSILRVNGTVFDDAMSKEILQNWLLPIGIITSLYGVIGAMGAERLRRFVGFMILSSIGTILIAISLFNTNAWAAALYYLVHSTIIGAAFYILCGWITSQRGAFKDQLQIAPQMKQHKTIAVVYFLIALMMAGLPPFSGFFGKVFILQATENSPYQILIIVIVLLVSLLSIIAFTRAGFVLFWRATKPEDNPETEAYKAYQALPAQAPKRNDKTIYILLAGLIVYVIASNPVYQYVLNTSKQMQDNALYNQILLKQDEHGQVISIQPFNPEYLPETKYGGETEDPNAHLIPFLIAPNTLSGEHISDFKLQQIQQQHSSVEESNQLKLAEEP; the protein is encoded by the coding sequence ATGAATGACTTCATCCAGTTTTGGATTCAACACACACCTATTTTCAGTATTTTAATTCCAGCATTTACGGCTTTTATTTTAGTACTGTTAGGTAATCCTGGCTCTGGTTCTTTAGCACACGATTGGCGACAACCTTGGCGTCGAGGCATTAGCTATGTGTCATCAGTTCTAGGTTTAACAACAGCTATTATTTATCTCACTTTTGCAAGTAGTGGGCAAATTACGACATATAACTTAAGTGAATGGACAGCACCTTTTGGAATTGTGCTCGTTTTAGATCGACTCTCTGCATTCATGCTTGTACTGACTTATTCTTTAGCTGTACCAGTCATGTGGTTTGCAAGTAAAGAGTGGGATGAACGCGGTCGTTATTTCCATGCCATGATGCATTTTTTACTGATGGGTTTATGTGGAGCCTTCCTCACAGGAGACTTATTTAACTTATTCGTCTTCTTTGAAATTTTACTCATGGCATCTTATGTTTTACTTTTACACGGACAAGGTAAAGCACGTTTCCAACTGGGTATTCATTACGTCACAATTAACCTACTTGCGTCTGCATTTTTCCTTATTGGTTTAGGAATGATCTATGGTAGCGTAGGTAGCTTAAATATGGCAGATGTTGCACGCTTAATTCCATTACTTGAACCAGACCAGCATAGAATTGCAATTGCAGGTGGTTTACTTTTATTCGTTGTTTTTGGCATAAAAGCAGCTATGCTTCCTGTTGGATTTTGGCTTCCGAAAACATATGCTGTTGCAACTACACCTGTAGCAGCCATCTTTACCATCATGACAAAAGTCGGCATTTATTCAATTTTACGTGTAAATGGAACCGTGTTTGATGATGCAATGAGTAAAGAGATTCTCCAAAATTGGTTACTCCCAATTGGCATTATCACGTCACTTTATGGTGTCATTGGTGCGATGGGAGCAGAACGATTACGCCGTTTTGTTGGTTTTATGATTTTATCATCGATTGGTACAATCTTAATTGCCATCTCACTATTTAATACCAATGCTTGGGCAGCTGCGCTCTATTATTTAGTTCATAGTACAATTATTGGAGCAGCATTCTACATTTTATGTGGATGGATTACCTCACAACGTGGTGCATTCAAAGATCAACTTCAAATTGCACCACAAATGAAACAGCATAAAACAATTGCTGTTGTTTATTTTCTAATTGCTTTAATGATGGCTGGCTTACCACCTTTCAGTGGCTTCTTTGGTAAAGTCTTTATTTTACAAGCAACTGAAAATTCACCTTATCAAATTTTAATTATTGTTATTGTTTTATTGGTGAGCTTACTAAGTATTATTGCATTTACACGTGCTGGCTTTGTACTATTTTGGCGTGCAACAAAACCTGAAGATAATCCTGAAACAGAAGCATATAAAGCATACCAAGCTCTTCCTGCTCAAGCACCAAAGCGTAATGATAAAACTATTTATATATTATTAGCAGGGTTGATTGTCTATGTGATCGCTTCAAATCCTGTTTATCAATATGTTTTAAATACATCGAAGCAAATGCAAGATAATGCGCTTTACAATCAAATATTGCTCAAACAAGATGAGCATGGTCAAGTCATTAGCATTCAACCATTTAATCCAGAATATTTGCCAGAAACTAAATATGGTGGTGAAACTGAAGATCCGAATGCTCATTTGATTCCTTTCTTAATTGCACCCAATACATTATCTGGAGAGCATATCTCCGATTTTAAACTACAACAAATTCAACAACAGCATTCATCTGTTGAAGAAAGTAATCAACTGAAACTAGCGGAGGAACCATAA
- a CDS encoding Na+/H+ antiporter subunit C — MISLEFLLTSAIGLLTATGIYLILRARTFPVVLGLAMIGYAVNLFLFAMGRIHINAPAILTETAKTTDPLPQALVLTAIVIGFATTAFIVQLALRTRYETGTDHVDSKEEEISPSHPREDEP; from the coding sequence ATGATTAGCTTAGAATTTTTACTCACCTCTGCCATTGGATTACTTACAGCAACTGGAATTTATTTAATTTTACGTGCGCGTACTTTTCCTGTTGTTTTAGGTCTAGCCATGATTGGTTATGCTGTAAATTTATTTTTATTTGCTATGGGGCGCATCCATATTAATGCCCCTGCAATTTTAACTGAAACAGCAAAAACAACAGATCCATTGCCGCAAGCATTAGTACTTACAGCTATTGTTATTGGCTTTGCAACCACTGCTTTTATTGTCCAACTTGCACTACGTACACGTTATGAAACAGGGACAGATCACGTTGATTCCAAAGAAGAAGAAATATCTCCAAGTCACCCACGTGAGGATGAGCCATAA